In Rutidosis leptorrhynchoides isolate AG116_Rl617_1_P2 chromosome 2, CSIRO_AGI_Rlap_v1, whole genome shotgun sequence, one genomic interval encodes:
- the LOC139893553 gene encoding ubiquitin-conjugating enzyme E2 7-like, which produces MASPSPSQASLLLQKQLKDLCKNPVDGFSAGLVDESNLFEWSVTIIGPPDTLYDGGFFNAIMTFPQNYPNSPPTVRFTSEVWHPNVYPDGKVCISILHPPGDDPNGYELASERWTPVHTVESIVLSIISMLSSPNDESPANVEAAKEWRDRREEFRKKVGRCVRKSQELM; this is translated from the exons ATGGCATCTCCATCTCCATCTCAAGCAAGTCTCCTTCTTCAGAAACAACTCAAAG ATCTTTGTAAAAACCCTGTTGATGGATTCTCCGCTGGTCTTGTTGATGAAAGTAATTTATTTGAATGGAGTGTCACTATTATCGGACCGCCTGATACACTATA TGATGGTGGATTTTTCAATGCTATAATGACCTTCCCACAAAATTATCCAAACAGCCCTCCAACCGTACGATTTACCTCAGAGGTTTGGCATCCAAATG TTTACCCTGATGGCAAGGTTTGTATATCGATTCTTCATCCACCTGGCGATGATCCGAACGGCTATGAGCTTGCAAGTGAACGCTGGACGCCAGTTCATACG GTAGAGAGCATAGTCTTGAGCATTATATCAATGCTTTCTAGCCCTAACGACGAGTCACCTGCTAATGTGGAGGCCGCG AAAGAATGGAGAGACAGAAGAGAAGAATTCAGGAAGAAAGTTGGCCGATGCGTGAGAAAATCACAAGAACTTATGTGA